In a single window of the Osmerus eperlanus chromosome 4, fOsmEpe2.1, whole genome shotgun sequence genome:
- the LOC134018207 gene encoding uncharacterized protein LOC134018207, producing MLQLYALVEAFLPQDTEGAPGKTYLKKLKNIFLDFLDKILGFPEALYSCQNDLVPKLMHHLGAMFSKLLRVDEDLTEGQDQDSSKEEEDMTVDHDWDKDWDQGQDGCPNTDLDEEQDSDDPAGHQHRDAGTRDGYDDHEGLEMESAGLEKAGGIYSSFITNTSLDEGLEMEFAGLEKASGTQSSSSSFYSSSSSSTSRGSMARAPSPVGDHLGPLGKTDPPILRRWFTLKKERTSIKDRQTAAAKGRKRSRIFKTNKVSPLSSERPDLGESSIAGGEEKKKKTKSIKAFFRGISVALSRAFCLPA from the exons ATGCTCCAGCTATATGCCCTGGTGGAAGCCTTCCTCCCCCAGGACACAGAGGGAGCCCCAGGGAAAACATACCTGAAGAAACTGaag AACATTTTCTTGGACTTCCTGGACAAAATCTTGGGTTTCCCAGAAGCCCTCTACTCCTGCCAGAACGACTTGGTGCCCAAACTAATGCACCATCTTGGGGCCATGTTTTCCAAACTGCTCAGGGTGGATGAAGACTTGACTGagggccaggaccaggactcctctaaggaggaggaggacatgacTGTGGACCATGACTGGGACAAGGACTGGGACCAGGGTCAAGATGGATGCCCAAACACAGACCTGGACGAGGAGCAGGACTCTGATGATCCTGCTGGTCATCAGCACCGTGACGCAGGAACGCGGGATGGTTATGATGACCATGAAGGACTTGAGATGGAGTCTGCTGGCTTGGAAAAGGCCGGTGGAATTTACAGCTCCTTCATCACAAACACAAGCTTGGATGAAGGACTTGAGATGGAGTTTGCTGGCTTGGAAAAGGCCAGTGGGACCCaatcctcttcttcatccttctactcctcctccagctcctccacctccaggggCTCCATGGCTCGGGCCCCCAGCCCAGTGGGAGATCATCTGGGGCCGCTCGGAAAGAccgacccccccatcctccgGAGATGGTTCACACTG aagaaagagaggacgtCCATCAAGGATCGACAGACTGCGGCTGCCAAGGGCAGAAAGAGAAGCAGGATATTTAAGACCAACAAAGTGTCTCCCCTCAGCTCTGAAC GTCCAGACCTTGGTGAGTCCTCCATtgccggaggagaggagaagaagaaaaagacaaaGTCCATCAAAGCTTTCTTCCGGGGgatctctgtagctctctccagGGCTTTCTGCTTGCCTGCATGA
- the LOC134019527 gene encoding actin-related protein 8-like has product MMLWLCLAYGGSDITRCFFWLLQRAGFPYRDCQLSSRLDCQLLQQLKEVFCHLDQDISGLQDHEFRTRFPEAPALLYQIRLGDEKLQASMALFYPSMFGIVGQKMTSLQYRSQGDSEDPHDEHYLLGTQSKQDQSAKGSADRKSLPKAGGLEGELGVQGGGDPSDPRGGGGHSQEVELGPSQSECLLGGAELEESPSALLSRKTAMSQFEGKALGLDKAILHSIDCCASDETKRKMYSSILVVGGGLMFHRAQDFLLHRIINKMPPSFRRLAENVEVITRPKDMDPRLISWKGGAVLACLDTTQEMWIHQREWQRFGVRMLRERAAFVW; this is encoded by the exons ATGATGCTTTG gctgTGTCTGGCATACGGTGGTTCGGACATTACACGCTGTTTCTTCTGGCTTCTGCAGAGGGCAGGCTTTCCATACAGGGACTGTCAGCTCTCCAGCAGGCTAGACTGTCAGCTACTACAGCAACTCAAGGAGGTCTTCTGTCACCTGGACCAG GACATCTCAGGACTACAAGACCATGAGTTCCGCACACGTTTCCCAGAGGCCCCAGCTCTTCTCTACCAGATTCGACTAGGAGACGAAAAGCTCCAA GCCTCCATGGCTCTGTTCTACCCCAGCATGTTTGGGATAGTAGGCCAGAAGATGACGTCATTACAGTACCGTTCCCAAGGCGACTCGGAAGACCCTCACGATGAGCACTACCTGCTTGGAACCCAGAGCAAACAGGACCAG tCAGCTAAAGGATCAGCAGACCGCAAGTCCCTTCCCAAAgcagggggtctggagggggagctgggcgTCCAGGGCGGGGGGGACCCCTCTGACCCCCGTGGGGGTGGGGGCCACAGCCAGGAGGTAGAGCTGGGCCCCTCCCAGAGTGAATGTCTGCTGGGAGGGGCCGAGCTGGAGGAGTCCCCCTCCGCCTTGCTGTCCAGGAAGACGGCCATGTCCCAGTTTGAGGGCAAGGCCCTGGGCCTGGATAAAGCCATCCTCCACAGCATCGACTGCTGCG CGTCAGACGAGACGAAGCGTAAGATGTACAGCTCCATCCTGGTGGTGGGCGGCGGCCTGATGTTCCACCGTGCCCAGGACTTCCTGTTACACCGCATCATCAACAAGATGCCGCCTTCCTTCCGACGGCTGGCTGAAAACGTGGAGGTCATCACCCGCCCCAAG GACATGGACCCACGCCTGATCTCGTGGAAGGGTGGTGCCGTGCTGGCGTGTCTGGACACCACCCAGGAGATGTGGATCCACCAGAGGGAGTGGCAGCGCTTCGGGGTGCGTATGCTCCGAGAGAGGGCCGCCTTCGtctggtga
- the selenok gene encoding selenoprotein K, which translates to MVYVSNGQVLDNRTQSPWRLSFFSDLFWGAVEFIGLFFQTLVQPDLTKDGKAGSTSRLTDGRGPPGPPGGRRRMGRINHGGGPSAPPMGGGGUGR; encoded by the exons ATGGTGTACGTGTCCAACG GTCAGGTTCTGGACAACAGGACCCAGTCACCGTGGCGATTATCCTTTTTCAGTGACTTGTTTTGGGGGGCTGTGGAGTTTATCGGCCTGTT TTTTCAGACGCTGGTTCAGCCAGACCTGACGAAGGATGGCAAAGCTGGCTCCACCTCTCGCTTAACTGATGGCAGAGG ACCCCCAGGGCCCCCGGGAGGCCGCAGGCGAATGGGCAGGATAAACCACGGAGGAGGGCCCAGCGCCCCCcccatgggaggaggaggatgaggaaggtga